In one Curtobacterium citreum genomic region, the following are encoded:
- a CDS encoding TetR/AcrR family transcriptional regulator has translation MDETTRRGGRPRRSSAEVLADAAAELFLEQGYARTTVDHIAARAGVSRATFFNYFAAKSDVLWLELDAAVADVPRFLAASTEASPVRAVEEALLAAARAHDPERVPWAIAQAEVMVIGSELVASVAARVMAQHGAVAAFVGSRTGEHPMSLWPQTVSGAMLGAAAAAFGVWVADGVGRRALVEYVGAALTPVAVGLDAH, from the coding sequence ATGGACGAGACGACCAGGCGCGGTGGCCGCCCCCGACGGTCGAGCGCCGAGGTGCTCGCCGACGCCGCCGCGGAGCTGTTCCTGGAGCAGGGCTACGCGCGGACGACGGTGGACCACATCGCCGCCCGGGCCGGGGTCAGCCGTGCGACGTTCTTCAACTACTTCGCCGCGAAGTCCGACGTGCTCTGGCTCGAGCTCGACGCCGCAGTGGCCGACGTCCCGCGGTTCCTCGCCGCGTCGACCGAGGCGAGCCCGGTCCGCGCCGTCGAGGAGGCCCTGCTCGCGGCTGCCCGGGCGCACGACCCGGAGCGCGTGCCGTGGGCGATCGCGCAGGCCGAGGTGATGGTCATCGGGTCCGAGCTCGTCGCCAGCGTGGCGGCGCGGGTGATGGCGCAGCACGGGGCGGTCGCGGCGTTCGTCGGGTCGCGGACCGGGGAGCACCCGATGTCGCTGTGGCCGCAGACGGTGTCCGGGGCGATGCTCGGTGCGGCCGCGGCGGCGTTCGGCGTGTGGGTCGCCGACGGCGTCGGGCGCCGGGCGCTCGTCGAGTACGTCGGGGCGGCCCTGACACCGGTCGCGGTGGGGCTCGACGCGCACTGA
- a CDS encoding phospholipid carrier-dependent glycosyltransferase, whose protein sequence is MTSRRPALAASRRPALAVTTRAAVFVAVASLGVFDALFRIGRVTRITDEVAYVGAGWDYVHGVFTANLEHPPTAKYLFGVAQLVAGQGVTGPRTVVALAGLAIGLVLFLFLRRPLGYWGGLTAAALWWLTPRANGPTWYDVASGTPARIDRLALLDPVMTAFAVVAVAAAWQWTVAASAGRSSRWWWAALAGAALALSATSKVSTAVLVLPLLVLPVLFRRWRDLALGGALAAAVAVALAAVLYLPVGGLDAIAYMVRFQTAHDTTGHLVSVLGRTYLVAPWWTGLLWALQGLGWPTVVVLGTGTLAALVVRPDRLVAYLALCLGVLVAFYCTSSVALPHYYYAWVPFLVALAAVGFTRLARLRPPWTAVVAALVLAVAVVPAGQLTTAVAEVRPTGYAVLAGALADHGYRGGPILFVGAARQTYSTVFRTEGRMQGTDGRFVAIVEDTDPRFPMTAGLAAVLRDHPHAFDAFRIDQLRAWVVRSGAVEARGDAVRLVP, encoded by the coding sequence GTGACCTCCCGCCGTCCCGCGCTCGCGGCCTCCCGCCGTCCCGCGCTCGCGGTCACGACCCGGGCGGCGGTGTTCGTGGCCGTGGCGTCGCTCGGGGTCTTCGACGCGCTCTTCCGGATCGGTCGGGTGACCCGCATCACGGACGAGGTCGCCTACGTCGGCGCTGGCTGGGACTACGTCCACGGCGTCTTCACCGCGAACCTCGAGCACCCGCCGACCGCGAAGTACCTGTTCGGGGTCGCCCAGCTGGTGGCTGGCCAGGGCGTCACGGGTCCGCGGACGGTGGTCGCGCTCGCCGGACTCGCGATCGGGCTCGTGCTGTTCCTGTTCCTCCGTCGCCCGCTCGGGTACTGGGGTGGCCTCACCGCCGCCGCGCTCTGGTGGCTGACACCGCGCGCCAACGGGCCGACCTGGTACGACGTGGCGAGCGGGACGCCCGCGCGGATCGACCGGCTCGCGTTGCTCGACCCCGTGATGACGGCCTTCGCCGTGGTCGCCGTCGCCGCCGCCTGGCAGTGGACGGTCGCCGCCTCGGCTGGCCGGTCGTCCCGGTGGTGGTGGGCAGCCCTCGCTGGGGCAGCGCTGGCACTGTCGGCGACGTCGAAGGTGTCGACGGCGGTCCTCGTCCTGCCGCTCCTGGTGCTGCCCGTGCTGTTCCGACGGTGGCGGGACCTCGCACTCGGCGGCGCACTCGCGGCCGCGGTCGCGGTCGCCCTCGCCGCCGTGCTCTACCTGCCGGTCGGCGGGCTCGACGCGATCGCCTACATGGTGCGTTTCCAGACCGCGCACGACACGACCGGGCACCTCGTGTCGGTGCTCGGACGGACGTACCTCGTCGCACCGTGGTGGACGGGGCTGCTCTGGGCGCTGCAGGGACTCGGGTGGCCGACGGTCGTCGTGCTCGGTACCGGGACGCTCGCAGCCCTCGTGGTCCGGCCGGACCGGCTCGTCGCGTACCTCGCCCTCTGCCTCGGCGTCCTCGTGGCGTTCTACTGCACGTCGAGCGTCGCCCTGCCGCACTACTACTACGCCTGGGTGCCGTTCCTCGTGGCGCTCGCCGCGGTCGGGTTCACCCGGCTCGCCCGGCTGCGCCCACCGTGGACCGCGGTCGTCGCGGCGCTCGTCCTCGCCGTGGCGGTCGTGCCGGCCGGGCAGCTCACCACTGCGGTCGCCGAGGTCCGGCCGACGGGGTACGCGGTGCTGGCGGGTGCGCTGGCCGACCACGGCTACCGGGGCGGGCCCATCCTGTTCGTCGGTGCCGCCCGGCAGACGTACAGCACGGTGTTCCGGACCGAGGGGCGGATGCAGGGCACCGACGGGCGGTTCGTCGCGATCGTCGAGGACACCGATCCGCGCTTCCCGATGACGGCCGGCTTGGCCGCCGTGCTGCGGGACCACCCACATGCGTTCGACGCGTTCCGCATCGACCAGCTGCGCGCGTGGGTCGTCCGCAGCGGTGCCGTCGAGGCGCGGGGCGACGCCGTGCGACTGGTGCCGTGA
- a CDS encoding cation diffusion facilitator family transporter — protein sequence MPSSEKQDRPESLLTVVIAFAANLLVAIAKTVASLLSGSASMTAEAAHSWADTGNEVFLLVAERRGAKPRDARHPLGYGRETYIWSMFAAFGLFTAGAVVSIWHGITQLGETGPAEDLLLNYLVLAVAFVLEGTSFVQAFRQAHGAATKRRVPVLRHVLQSSNPTLRAVFAEDAAALIGLVIAFLGVFLHQVTGLAVFDAIGSIAVGVLLGVVAIVLIERNRRFLLGEATSPELEDAVLTELLRRDEVERVTYLHLEFVGPSRVFLVAAVDLEGNEDEEHVAVRLRRVEASLETSQYIEEAVLTLSIPGDASLRSRGDGQVPSTVRDGTVEDVAAGGAGTLRTE from the coding sequence ATGCCCTCGTCTGAGAAGCAGGACCGGCCCGAGTCCCTGCTCACCGTCGTCATCGCCTTCGCCGCGAACCTGCTCGTCGCGATCGCCAAGACCGTCGCATCCCTGTTGTCCGGCTCCGCGTCGATGACCGCCGAGGCGGCGCACTCGTGGGCGGACACGGGCAACGAGGTGTTCCTGCTCGTCGCCGAGCGGCGCGGGGCGAAGCCGCGGGACGCCCGCCACCCGCTCGGCTACGGCCGTGAGACCTACATCTGGTCGATGTTCGCCGCGTTCGGGTTGTTCACCGCCGGCGCCGTCGTGTCGATCTGGCACGGCATCACGCAGCTCGGGGAGACCGGTCCCGCCGAGGACCTGCTGCTCAACTACCTCGTGCTCGCGGTCGCGTTCGTCCTCGAGGGCACGAGCTTCGTGCAGGCGTTCCGGCAGGCCCACGGCGCCGCGACCAAGCGCCGCGTCCCCGTCCTGCGGCACGTCCTGCAGTCCTCGAACCCCACGCTCCGCGCCGTCTTCGCCGAGGACGCCGCGGCCCTGATCGGCCTCGTCATCGCCTTCCTGGGCGTGTTCCTGCACCAGGTCACGGGCCTGGCGGTCTTCGACGCGATCGGCTCCATCGCGGTCGGCGTGCTGCTCGGCGTCGTCGCGATCGTGCTCATCGAGCGCAACCGTCGGTTCCTGCTCGGCGAGGCCACCTCGCCGGAGCTGGAGGACGCCGTGCTCACCGAGCTGCTCCGCCGCGACGAGGTCGAGCGCGTCACGTACCTGCACCTCGAGTTCGTCGGACCGTCGCGGGTGTTCCTCGTCGCGGCGGTCGACCTCGAGGGCAACGAGGACGAGGAGCACGTCGCGGTCCGGCTGCGCCGGGTGGAGGCCTCGCTCGAGACGAGTCAGTACATCGAGGAGGCGGTGCTCACGCTCAGCATCCCGGGTGACGCGTCGCTCCGGTCACGCGGGGACGGGCAGGTGCCCTCGACGGTGCGCGACGGCACGGTGGAGGACGTCGCGGCCGGGGGCGCGGGCACGTTGCGCACCGAGTGA
- the ileS gene encoding isoleucine--tRNA ligase, whose translation MAYPLNVPADGVDPSPSFPAVEQGILAFWKGDDTFQASIDQRDGCTEWTFYDGPPFANGLPHYGHLLTGYAKDVFPRYQTMRGKQVHRRFGWDTHGLPAELEAMRQLGITEKHEIDAMGVDVFNAAAKKSVLQYTDEWQQYVTRQARWVDFEDDYKTLDVTFMESVLWAWKQLWDKGLAYEGFRVLPYCWNDQTPLSNHELRMDDDVYQMRQDQSVTVAFPLRGTRATELGLDGVRALAWTTTPWTLPTNAALAVGPEIAYAVVPAGPGGAADGDPAGSARYLLASDTVAAHAKDLGYESAEDALAAVLRTVVGAELDGVEYERLFDFLADQEGYEHAWRILVAEYVETGEGTGIVHQAPAYGADDQEVCAAAGIPVVLSLDEGGLFTAQFGEVAGMLWSDANKPLTKAVREMGRLLRQASYEHSYPHCWRCRKPLIYKAVSSWFVRVTAFRDRMGELNQDINWVPDNVKDGQFGKWVGNAIDWSVSRNRYFGTPIPVWVSDDPAYPRQDVYGSLEELERDFGRLPTNADGEVDLHRPFIDELTRPNPDDPTGRSTMRRITDVFDVWFDSGSMPYAQVHYPFENREWFDAHSPADFIVEYIGQTRGWFYVMHALSTALFDRPAFRNVISHGIVLGSDGQKMSKSLRNYPDVSEVFDRDGADAMRWFLMSSSVIRGGNLVVTEEGIRQGVREFLLPLWSTYYFFTLYANASGETGYQASRSTASTDVLDRYLLAKTRVLVEDVTTHLDALDTPLAAQAVRDFADVLTNWYVRRSRDKFWLGADSSPEARAAFDTLYTVLETLTRVAAPLAPLVTEEIWKGLTGGRSVHLTDFPDAGEFPADDALVAAMDRVRDVASKGLALRKATGKRVRLPLATLTLVVPDPAAVEPFADILRDELNVKRVVLEEQEESSLGRYGIERKLTVNARAAGPRIGKQVQQVIPAAKKGDWVATETGVTVGGVDLVEGEYTLDLTVADDSVAVAFLDGGGFVVLDTVTTPELEAEGLARDVVRAVQQARRDADLDVSDRIALTLRVSTEAEAAVRTHEQLIAAETLSTSVTVTPTTFAPGAGSAVGDAATVSVEVARA comes from the coding sequence GTGGCCTACCCCCTCAACGTCCCCGCAGACGGCGTCGACCCGTCGCCGAGCTTCCCCGCCGTCGAGCAGGGGATCCTCGCGTTCTGGAAGGGCGACGACACCTTCCAGGCCTCGATCGACCAGCGCGACGGGTGCACCGAGTGGACGTTCTACGACGGCCCGCCCTTCGCCAACGGCCTGCCGCACTACGGCCACCTGCTGACCGGGTACGCCAAGGACGTCTTCCCGCGCTACCAGACCATGCGCGGCAAGCAGGTCCACCGCCGCTTCGGCTGGGACACGCACGGCCTGCCCGCCGAGCTCGAGGCGATGCGCCAGCTCGGCATCACCGAGAAGCACGAGATCGACGCGATGGGCGTCGACGTCTTCAACGCCGCCGCCAAGAAGTCCGTGCTGCAGTACACCGACGAGTGGCAGCAGTACGTCACCCGCCAGGCGCGCTGGGTCGACTTCGAGGACGACTACAAGACCCTCGACGTGACCTTCATGGAGAGCGTCCTGTGGGCGTGGAAGCAGCTCTGGGACAAGGGCCTCGCGTACGAGGGCTTCCGCGTCCTGCCGTACTGCTGGAACGACCAGACGCCGCTGTCCAACCACGAGCTCCGCATGGACGACGACGTCTACCAGATGCGCCAGGACCAGTCGGTCACCGTCGCGTTCCCGCTGCGCGGGACCCGCGCGACGGAGCTCGGACTCGACGGAGTCCGCGCCCTCGCCTGGACGACGACCCCCTGGACGCTGCCGACGAACGCGGCGCTCGCGGTCGGACCCGAGATCGCCTACGCGGTCGTGCCGGCAGGGCCTGGAGGCGCGGCTGACGGCGATCCCGCCGGTTCAGCCCGGTACCTGCTCGCGTCCGACACCGTGGCCGCGCACGCGAAGGACCTCGGCTACGAGAGCGCCGAGGACGCGCTCGCCGCCGTGCTGCGCACGGTCGTCGGCGCGGAGCTCGACGGCGTCGAGTACGAGCGGCTGTTCGACTTCCTGGCCGACCAGGAGGGCTACGAGCACGCCTGGCGCATCCTCGTCGCCGAGTACGTCGAGACGGGCGAGGGCACGGGCATCGTGCACCAGGCCCCCGCGTACGGCGCCGACGACCAGGAGGTCTGCGCGGCCGCGGGCATTCCCGTCGTGCTCTCCCTCGACGAGGGCGGCCTGTTCACCGCGCAGTTCGGCGAGGTCGCCGGCATGCTCTGGTCCGACGCGAACAAGCCGCTGACGAAGGCCGTGCGCGAGATGGGGCGCCTGCTCCGCCAGGCGTCGTACGAGCACAGCTACCCGCACTGTTGGCGCTGCCGGAAGCCGCTCATCTACAAGGCGGTCTCGTCGTGGTTCGTCCGGGTCACGGCGTTCCGTGATCGCATGGGCGAGCTGAACCAGGACATCAACTGGGTGCCGGACAACGTCAAGGACGGCCAGTTCGGCAAGTGGGTCGGGAACGCGATCGACTGGTCGGTCTCCCGCAACCGCTACTTCGGCACGCCGATCCCGGTGTGGGTGTCCGACGACCCGGCGTACCCGCGGCAGGACGTCTACGGCTCGCTCGAGGAGCTCGAGCGCGACTTCGGCCGGCTGCCGACGAACGCCGACGGCGAGGTCGACCTGCACCGTCCGTTCATCGACGAGCTCACCCGGCCGAACCCCGACGACCCGACCGGGCGGTCGACCATGCGCCGCATCACCGACGTGTTCGACGTGTGGTTCGACTCCGGCTCGATGCCGTACGCCCAGGTGCACTACCCGTTCGAGAACCGCGAGTGGTTCGACGCGCACAGTCCCGCGGACTTCATCGTCGAGTACATCGGGCAGACCCGCGGCTGGTTCTACGTCATGCACGCGCTGTCCACCGCGCTGTTCGACCGCCCGGCCTTCCGCAACGTCATCAGCCACGGCATCGTGCTCGGCTCGGACGGGCAGAAGATGTCGAAGTCGCTCCGGAACTACCCGGACGTGTCGGAGGTCTTCGACCGCGACGGCGCCGACGCGATGCGCTGGTTCCTCATGTCGTCGTCGGTCATCCGCGGCGGCAACCTCGTCGTGACCGAGGAGGGCATCCGCCAGGGCGTCCGCGAGTTCCTGCTGCCCCTCTGGTCGACGTACTACTTCTTCACGCTGTACGCGAACGCGTCGGGGGAGACGGGGTACCAGGCCTCGCGCAGCACGGCGAGCACCGACGTGCTCGACCGGTACCTGCTCGCGAAGACCCGCGTGCTCGTCGAGGACGTCACGACGCACCTCGACGCGCTCGACACCCCGCTCGCTGCCCAGGCCGTCCGGGACTTCGCCGACGTGCTGACGAACTGGTACGTCCGGCGCTCGCGCGACAAGTTCTGGCTCGGGGCGGACTCGTCGCCCGAGGCCCGCGCCGCGTTCGACACGCTGTACACCGTGCTCGAGACGCTGACCCGCGTCGCCGCACCGCTCGCGCCGCTCGTGACGGAGGAGATCTGGAAGGGCCTGACCGGCGGACGCAGCGTCCACCTGACGGACTTCCCGGACGCCGGCGAGTTCCCCGCGGACGACGCCCTCGTCGCCGCCATGGACCGCGTCCGCGACGTCGCCTCGAAGGGCCTCGCGCTCCGCAAGGCCACCGGCAAGCGCGTCCGTCTGCCCCTCGCCACCCTGACCCTCGTCGTGCCGGACCCCGCCGCCGTCGAGCCGTTCGCGGACATCCTCCGCGACGAGCTCAACGTGAAGCGGGTCGTGCTCGAGGAGCAGGAGGAGTCCTCGCTCGGCCGGTACGGCATCGAGCGGAAGCTCACCGTGAACGCCCGCGCCGCCGGTCCGCGCATCGGCAAGCAGGTCCAGCAGGTGATCCCGGCCGCCAAGAAGGGCGACTGGGTGGCGACCGAGACCGGCGTCACCGTCGGCGGCGTCGACCTCGTCGAGGGTGAGTACACGCTCGACCTCACGGTCGCGGACGACTCCGTGGCGGTGGCGTTCCTCGACGGCGGCGGCTTCGTGGTGCTCGACACCGTGACGACCCCCGAGCTCGAGGCCGAGGGCCTGGCGCGCGACGTCGTCCGGGCCGTGCAGCAGGCCCGTCGCGACGCCGACCTCGACGTCAGCGACCGGATCGCCCTGACGCTCCGGGTCTCCACCGAGGCCGAGGCGGCGGTCCGCACGCACGAGCAGCTCATCGCGGCGGAGACCCTGTCGACGAGCGTGACCGTGACCCCGACGACGTTCGCGCCCGGTGCGGGCTCGGCCGTCGGCGACGCAGCGACGGTGTCCGTGGAGGTGGCACGCGCATGA
- a CDS encoding bifunctional folylpolyglutamate synthase/dihydrofolate synthase encodes MSDGNQYDDDRYDDHDGVDQDGADGVEIPVGPAGDTSPADPLPYGGDDDEVRRVEAALLARVGEQAPERRLHATRRAVELLGDPHLAYPVIHVTGTNGKTSTARMAESIVRAHGLRTGLMTSPHLVSIRERIVVDGEPIAAARFVENWDDIVPILEMTDAELTAKGELPLTFFEALTVLALACFAEAPVDVAVIEVGMGGEWDSTNVVQSQVAVFAPIAIDHAKQLGNTVAEIARTKSGIIKPSSAVVSSAQTPEALAELERAADLTESTLAVEGTGFSVVSDTPAVGGQLVTVQGVAGRYDDLFVPMFGQHQAHNAALAIAAVEQFLGRGSQALDEDVLSEGLAAATSPGRLQPIAQDPTVVVDAAHNPHGARALAEALPVAFPSGHVVGVVGILGDKDARGFVRALRDTVQTFVVTQPPGDRALDADAFARIVVAEVGEDRVVVEPSLEQALHEARDLADEADAEDALVLVAGSIVMVGRVMDLVHAEGER; translated from the coding sequence ATGAGCGACGGCAACCAGTACGACGACGACCGGTACGACGACCACGACGGCGTCGACCAAGACGGCGCCGACGGCGTGGAGATCCCGGTCGGACCCGCGGGCGACACGTCCCCGGCCGACCCCCTGCCCTACGGCGGGGACGACGACGAGGTCCGCCGTGTCGAGGCCGCGCTCCTGGCCCGGGTCGGCGAGCAGGCACCCGAACGGCGGCTGCACGCGACCCGCCGCGCCGTCGAGCTCCTCGGCGACCCGCACCTGGCGTACCCGGTGATCCACGTCACGGGCACGAACGGCAAGACCTCGACCGCGCGGATGGCCGAGAGCATCGTCCGCGCCCACGGGCTGCGCACCGGGCTCATGACGAGCCCGCACCTGGTGTCGATCCGGGAGCGCATCGTCGTCGACGGCGAACCGATCGCGGCGGCCCGCTTCGTCGAGAACTGGGACGACATCGTCCCGATCCTCGAGATGACCGACGCCGAGCTCACCGCGAAGGGCGAGCTCCCGCTGACCTTCTTCGAGGCGCTCACCGTCCTCGCCCTGGCGTGCTTCGCCGAGGCGCCGGTGGACGTCGCCGTGATCGAGGTCGGCATGGGCGGCGAGTGGGACTCCACCAACGTCGTGCAGAGCCAGGTCGCGGTGTTCGCCCCGATCGCGATCGACCACGCGAAGCAGCTCGGCAACACCGTCGCCGAGATCGCCCGCACCAAGTCGGGCATCATCAAGCCGTCCTCCGCTGTCGTGTCGAGTGCGCAGACCCCCGAGGCGCTCGCGGAGCTCGAGCGGGCGGCCGACCTCACCGAGTCGACGCTCGCGGTCGAGGGCACCGGGTTCTCCGTCGTGTCCGACACCCCGGCGGTGGGCGGGCAGCTCGTCACCGTGCAGGGCGTCGCCGGGCGCTACGACGACCTGTTCGTCCCGATGTTCGGCCAGCACCAGGCGCACAACGCGGCGCTCGCGATCGCCGCGGTCGAGCAGTTCCTCGGCCGCGGGTCGCAGGCGCTCGACGAGGACGTGCTGTCCGAGGGCCTGGCCGCCGCGACGAGCCCCGGCCGACTCCAGCCGATCGCGCAGGACCCCACGGTCGTCGTGGACGCCGCGCACAACCCGCACGGTGCCCGCGCCCTGGCCGAGGCGCTGCCCGTGGCGTTCCCGTCGGGACACGTCGTCGGCGTCGTGGGCATCCTCGGCGACAAGGACGCCCGCGGGTTCGTCCGCGCGCTCCGGGACACCGTGCAGACGTTCGTCGTCACGCAGCCGCCGGGGGACCGGGCGCTCGACGCGGACGCCTTCGCCCGGATCGTCGTGGCCGAGGTCGGTGAGGACCGCGTCGTCGTCGAGCCCTCGCTCGAACAGGCCCTGCACGAGGCCCGAGACCTCGCGGACGAGGCGGACGCCGAGGACGCGCTCGTGCTCGTCGCCGGTTCGATCGTCATGGTGGGCCGGGTCATGGACCTGGTGCACGCAGAAGGTGAGCGGTGA
- a CDS encoding DUF4233 domain-containing protein → MTDAPRASRPGRPPRVRKPRRERGAQESLLSITLVLEAIMFFFPMLVVYGKGTLPPLAAFGGGIAAMIVLAAASRLTGKSAGVWFGWLLQAAILATGLIEPFMYAVGVVFLALWVFCFVKGGQLDRQNAARRAALGEE, encoded by the coding sequence ATGACGGACGCACCACGCGCCTCCAGGCCGGGTCGACCGCCCCGGGTGCGGAAGCCGCGTCGCGAACGCGGGGCGCAGGAGAGCCTGCTCTCGATCACCCTCGTGCTCGAGGCGATCATGTTCTTCTTCCCGATGCTCGTCGTGTACGGCAAGGGCACGCTGCCGCCCCTAGCGGCCTTCGGCGGGGGCATCGCGGCGATGATCGTCCTCGCAGCTGCCTCACGCCTGACGGGCAAGTCGGCCGGTGTATGGTTCGGGTGGCTGCTGCAGGCGGCCATCCTCGCCACCGGGCTGATCGAACCGTTCATGTACGCGGTGGGCGTGGTGTTCCTGGCGCTGTGGGTGTTCTGCTTCGTCAAGGGCGGTCAGCTCGACCGGCAGAACGCCGCGCGGCGCGCCGCTCTCGGCGAGGAGTGA
- the ndk gene encoding nucleoside-diphosphate kinase, with product MSDLEETLVLVKPDGVARQLTGEILRRIEAKGYEIVDLKMLTAPRDLLDAHYEEHQGKPFFEPLVEFMQSGPVVAVRVGGNAVIQGFRSLAGTTDPTTAAPGTIRGDLGRDWGLKVQQNLVHGSDSPESAARELALWFA from the coding sequence GTGTCCGACCTCGAAGAGACCCTCGTCCTCGTCAAGCCCGACGGCGTCGCCCGCCAGCTCACCGGAGAGATCCTCCGGCGCATCGAGGCCAAGGGCTACGAGATCGTCGACCTGAAGATGCTGACCGCGCCGCGCGACCTGCTCGACGCCCACTACGAGGAGCACCAGGGCAAGCCGTTCTTCGAGCCCCTCGTCGAGTTCATGCAGTCCGGGCCGGTCGTCGCCGTGCGCGTCGGCGGCAACGCGGTGATCCAGGGCTTCCGCTCGCTCGCCGGCACCACCGACCCGACGACCGCCGCTCCCGGCACCATCCGTGGCGACCTCGGCCGCGACTGGGGCCTGAAGGTCCAGCAGAACCTGGTGCACGGCTCCGACTCGCCCGAGTCCGCCGCGCGCGAGCTCGCCCTCTGGTTCGCCTGA
- a CDS encoding DsbA family protein encodes MTNNDRPTKNERRQHAREVARERAEAEKRRKRRNKWFLQGGIGLGIVAVAAIIAIVVVNVNSGGTTSAAGPKNMATGAIQFTGQNGEVTPVTSKAVSASGTESAVPTKGVDGSVQVTEYVDWACPICKQFEGAYADQILDKVKSGEVTLAIHPVSILDHSYAGSRYASRAANAAMCVANYEPDKFLDVQTQFFDKQPEEGTKGLTNTEIEDLVKAGGATSSQVASCVADESFKGWVTKTTNVVLADTSLQGAQGFGTPTIVVDGKRLDNLTDVMTAIESAAK; translated from the coding sequence ATGACGAACAACGACCGACCGACCAAGAACGAACGCCGGCAGCACGCCCGCGAGGTCGCCCGGGAGCGCGCCGAGGCCGAGAAGCGCCGCAAGCGCCGGAACAAGTGGTTCCTGCAGGGCGGCATCGGCCTGGGCATCGTGGCCGTCGCGGCGATCATCGCGATCGTCGTGGTGAACGTGAACAGCGGCGGGACCACCTCGGCCGCTGGCCCGAAGAACATGGCGACCGGTGCGATCCAGTTCACCGGGCAGAACGGCGAGGTCACCCCGGTGACCTCGAAGGCCGTCAGCGCCTCGGGGACCGAGTCCGCCGTGCCGACCAAGGGCGTCGACGGCTCCGTGCAGGTCACCGAGTACGTCGACTGGGCCTGCCCGATCTGCAAGCAATTCGAGGGCGCCTACGCCGACCAGATCCTGGACAAGGTGAAGTCCGGCGAGGTCACGCTCGCGATCCACCCCGTGTCGATCCTCGACCACAGTTACGCCGGCTCCCGGTACGCCAGCCGTGCCGCGAACGCCGCGATGTGCGTCGCGAACTACGAGCCGGACAAGTTCCTGGACGTGCAGACGCAGTTCTTCGACAAGCAGCCGGAGGAGGGCACGAAGGGCCTGACGAACACCGAGATCGAGGACCTCGTCAAGGCCGGCGGAGCGACCTCCTCCCAGGTGGCGTCGTGCGTCGCCGACGAGTCCTTCAAGGGCTGGGTCACGAAGACCACGAACGTCGTGCTTGCGGACACCTCCCTGCAAGGTGCCCAGGGCTTCGGCACGCCGACCATCGTGGTGGACGGCAAGCGCCTCGACAACCTGACCGACGTCATGACCGCGATCGAGTCCGCAGCGAAGTAG
- a CDS encoding vitamin K epoxide reductase family protein, with protein sequence MSTSATTPRRPIAMGIFLLVTGLVGLYASFSLVLDEFAKYENPTKALSCDVSPFVNCSQVMTSWQGHLLGFPNPLLGVMGFVAPVAVGVMLLAGAQNGRRWFWVAFNTGVFLAWVFVTWLFTQTVWVIGYLCPWCLLVWSMTIPMFWVFTIWNAAQGRFGAGLQRVGRTLLPYSWAFVLANYAVIVVSILIMFPRVLATL encoded by the coding sequence GTGAGCACGAGCGCAACCACGCCCCGCCGCCCGATCGCCATGGGGATCTTCCTGCTGGTGACCGGGCTGGTCGGCCTCTACGCGTCCTTCTCCCTGGTCCTCGACGAGTTCGCGAAGTACGAGAACCCGACGAAGGCACTCAGCTGTGACGTCAGCCCGTTCGTCAACTGCTCCCAGGTCATGACGAGCTGGCAGGGTCACCTCCTCGGCTTCCCGAACCCCTTGCTCGGCGTCATGGGCTTCGTGGCCCCGGTGGCCGTCGGAGTGATGCTCCTCGCCGGTGCGCAGAACGGTCGTCGGTGGTTCTGGGTCGCGTTCAACACCGGCGTCTTCCTCGCCTGGGTCTTCGTGACGTGGCTGTTCACCCAGACCGTGTGGGTGATCGGCTACCTCTGCCCATGGTGCCTGCTGGTCTGGTCGATGACCATCCCGATGTTCTGGGTGTTCACGATCTGGAACGCGGCGCAGGGGCGCTTCGGCGCCGGGCTCCAGCGGGTCGGTCGGACGCTGCTGCCCTACTCGTGGGCGTTCGTGCTGGCGAACTACGCCGTGATCGTCGTGTCGATCCTGATCATGTTCCCGCGCGTGCTCGCCACTCTCTGA